Proteins encoded together in one Luteibaculum oceani window:
- a CDS encoding Cbp1 family collagen-binding glycoprotein adhesin, translating to MTKVSKPNRNQITAMQKTLLKPLTLILVVLISFTACNQAEVARLQSENAELKGELEEMEFVSAQKDSTITDFFKDLNEIESNLVEIKKKEQGLVNKKFDGEISSGQKDKIISDIKSINELLSENKQKIKGLSAKLKKANINIEQFEQMIASMEATIDQKSVEIDELRTRLANANDALAALNDLYIESVMEAEAKQEELNKAYYAFGTYKELRDNEVLTKEGGVIGLGSTKTLRDDFNRGYFKEIDISQTSTIKLFSDKAKIVTNHPSNSYSLELKDNQYLLKIKEPKLFWSSSKYLVVITG from the coding sequence GTGACTAAAGTAAGTAAACCCAATAGAAACCAAATAACTGCCATGCAAAAGACATTGCTTAAGCCACTAACTTTAATTTTAGTTGTATTAATCTCCTTTACCGCTTGTAACCAGGCTGAAGTTGCACGATTACAATCTGAGAATGCTGAACTTAAAGGCGAATTAGAAGAAATGGAATTCGTTTCCGCCCAAAAAGATTCAACCATTACCGATTTTTTCAAAGACTTAAATGAAATTGAAAGCAATTTGGTGGAGATTAAAAAGAAAGAGCAGGGACTGGTAAACAAAAAGTTTGATGGAGAAATTTCATCGGGGCAGAAGGATAAAATCATTTCCGACATTAAATCCATTAACGAATTGCTGTCTGAGAACAAACAAAAAATTAAAGGTTTAAGTGCAAAGCTTAAGAAGGCAAACATAAATATTGAGCAATTCGAACAAATGATTGCCTCAATGGAAGCTACAATAGATCAAAAATCTGTTGAAATTGATGAGCTCCGCACTCGCCTGGCTAATGCAAATGATGCCCTTGCAGCTTTAAACGATCTGTACATTGAGAGTGTAATGGAAGCCGAAGCAAAACAAGAGGAACTAAACAAAGCATATTATGCTTTTGGAACCTATAAAGAGCTTAGAGATAACGAAGTACTCACCAAGGAGGGCGGAGTTATAGGTTTAGGTTCAACTAAAACACTACGCGACGATTTTAACAGAGGATATTTTAAAGAAATAGATATTTCACAAACCAGCACGATAAAATTGTTTTCCGATAAGGCCAAAATTGTAACCAACCATCCAAGCAACAGCTACAGCTTGGAATTAAAAGACAATCAATACCTTCTTAAAATTAAGGAGCCAAAATTGTTTTGGTCATCGTCTAAATATCTCGTGGTTATAACTGGATAA
- a CDS encoding lysophospholipid acyltransferase family protein yields the protein MLKKDPFGYYFFLKRFLILTLGTLTWFRYRVYNKVDISGMEELEKLSEKGVLFVANHQTYFAETILLYHVFSAHKNGIRNKLPLPWYLLNPKVRLYFVAALETMKAGFIPKLFAYAGSISIKRTWREAGKNINRKVDLKDISNIGTALDFGWVITFPQGTTTPFVPGRRGTAHIIKKYNPVVVPVVVDGFRRAFDKKGLFLKKTNTTLKVTFKEPLQFSENENAEEIIDKIMQAIEQRPIPPAVANL from the coding sequence ATGCTTAAAAAAGATCCTTTTGGATATTATTTCTTTTTAAAGAGGTTTTTGATTCTAACTCTTGGCACCCTTACTTGGTTTAGATACCGAGTGTACAATAAAGTAGATATTTCCGGAATGGAAGAGTTGGAAAAACTCTCAGAAAAAGGAGTTCTTTTTGTAGCCAATCACCAAACTTACTTTGCAGAGACCATCCTACTTTACCATGTGTTTTCGGCACATAAGAATGGAATCCGAAATAAACTACCTCTCCCATGGTACCTACTTAACCCCAAGGTGAGATTATATTTTGTTGCAGCGCTAGAAACCATGAAGGCAGGCTTTATTCCCAAGCTTTTTGCCTACGCCGGATCTATTTCAATTAAACGCACATGGAGAGAAGCTGGAAAAAACATTAACCGAAAGGTTGATCTTAAGGACATTTCAAATATTGGTACGGCCTTAGATTTTGGATGGGTAATTACCTTTCCTCAGGGGACTACTACCCCTTTTGTACCTGGGAGAAGAGGAACAGCACATATAATTAAAAAGTACAATCCTGTTGTTGTTCCGGTGGTGGTTGATGGATTTAGAAGGGCCTTTGACAAAAAAGGATTATTCCTTAAAAAGACCAATACCACTCTAAAAGTCACTTTCAAAGAGCCACTTCAGTTTTCTGAAAATGAAAATGCGGAGGAAATCATTGATAAAATAATGCAGGCCATAGAGCAACGCCCCATCCCTCCAGCTGTTGCTAATTTATAA
- a CDS encoding PEGA domain-containing protein, whose product MVPKLLKYALIFWCCVSTYAYGQSSPGIFIQTSPEGAKIESKGNYVGDTPLLVKYDDLRKGKIVISKEGYDEVRIPKVTSNSISFRLKPKSGYNRNPVKSRFIAVFETDTLYIDPFELTDASRSFNCFDVNMNYQVLGAYTTISANKIYGCGLKYIARYNMADPVFANYLNREEMPFAVQQIQVDVRDIARSFQKKSKKPVGLGRYDFQQMWYVLAENGNKKLLLLPTESPMEESRKFQPEFSGNIPPALYYGNLLFMEDSSLTLIKNDNFPALIPEFSNNSTLMNSAGQLETLEAFFMALEEDEYLIGEIFTETWGNKATKSGRDENKIEAILAERNIQRLSIGGEQDLQIDTAEAAYFFQINPERPASSTVIKGEKATTVQLDKPWYLRFDSSATTYPTKTIAKEDQLYFIPEEGILRKEQSKETWYLKNVDNEGPDMLDHSKQKFENKIIRQPKNYGNDKEWYLRSPN is encoded by the coding sequence ATGGTCCCCAAACTTTTAAAGTACGCCCTTATTTTCTGGTGCTGTGTAAGCACGTATGCCTATGGGCAAAGTTCTCCCGGGATTTTCATCCAAACAAGTCCGGAAGGCGCCAAAATTGAATCAAAAGGCAACTACGTAGGAGACACTCCTTTGCTTGTTAAGTATGATGATCTTAGAAAGGGCAAAATTGTGATTTCCAAAGAAGGTTACGATGAAGTGCGTATTCCTAAGGTAACTTCAAACAGTATATCGTTTCGCTTAAAACCTAAATCGGGATACAATAGAAACCCTGTAAAAAGTAGGTTTATAGCCGTATTTGAAACGGACACGCTTTACATAGACCCCTTCGAGTTAACCGATGCATCACGGTCTTTCAATTGCTTCGATGTTAACATGAATTACCAGGTTCTTGGAGCCTACACTACCATTTCGGCAAATAAAATTTATGGGTGCGGGTTAAAATATATTGCTCGCTACAATATGGCCGATCCTGTTTTTGCAAATTACCTTAACAGGGAGGAAATGCCCTTTGCCGTACAACAAATTCAAGTTGATGTACGAGATATTGCGCGCTCATTCCAAAAAAAATCAAAGAAACCCGTAGGACTTGGCCGATACGATTTTCAACAAATGTGGTATGTCTTGGCTGAAAATGGGAACAAAAAATTATTACTTCTCCCTACCGAATCTCCAATGGAAGAGAGTCGCAAATTCCAGCCCGAATTCTCTGGAAATATTCCACCAGCCCTTTATTATGGCAACCTTCTTTTTATGGAAGACAGTAGCTTAACCCTAATTAAAAACGATAATTTCCCTGCTCTAATACCTGAATTTTCTAACAACAGTACCCTAATGAATTCTGCGGGGCAGTTAGAAACCTTGGAGGCATTTTTTATGGCCTTAGAGGAAGACGAATATCTGATAGGCGAAATATTTACCGAGACATGGGGAAATAAGGCAACCAAATCGGGAAGAGACGAAAATAAAATTGAAGCCATATTGGCAGAAAGAAATATCCAGCGTTTGAGTATTGGAGGAGAGCAAGATTTACAAATAGATACCGCAGAAGCAGCGTACTTCTTTCAAATTAATCCAGAACGTCCTGCCTCCTCAACTGTTATCAAAGGCGAAAAAGCTACAACTGTTCAGCTCGACAAACCTTGGTATTTAAGATTTGATAGTAGTGCCACCACTTATCCAACCAAAACTATAGCCAAAGAAGATCAACTTTATTTTATACCCGAAGAAGGCATATTAAGAAAGGAGCAAAGCAAAGAAACCTGGTACTTAAAAAATGTGGATAATGAAGGACCAGATATGCTTGATCATAGCAAACAGAAATTCGAAAACAAGATTATTCGCCAGCCAAAAAATTACGGTAACGACAAGGAGTGGTACCTCCGTTCGCCGAATTGA
- a CDS encoding PaaI family thioesterase, producing the protein MELPKILKIYNQVNQFGITNGMHYEVKRPGVIHYYWKVQSDHLSSPGVAHGGAVAGFMDAILGVSALSVSAERNELVATVEFKIQYIRPIFLNDELEGIGEVEYRGNRIILASAVIHNQKGEKVAMGTGTFNAYPASKSAVSEYMD; encoded by the coding sequence ATGGAACTTCCTAAGATTCTTAAAATCTACAACCAAGTAAATCAGTTTGGAATCACAAATGGTATGCATTACGAAGTTAAGAGACCAGGAGTGATTCATTACTATTGGAAGGTTCAAAGTGATCATTTAAGTTCTCCGGGGGTTGCCCACGGTGGGGCAGTAGCAGGTTTTATGGACGCTATTCTTGGGGTTTCTGCCCTGTCTGTTTCTGCAGAAAGAAATGAATTGGTTGCTACGGTTGAGTTTAAAATTCAATATATCCGACCTATTTTCCTCAATGATGAACTAGAAGGCATAGGGGAGGTGGAATATCGCGGAAACAGAATTATTCTGGCTAGCGCAGTAATCCACAATCAAAAAGGGGAAAAAGTGGCAATGGGTACGGGAACTTTTAATGCTTATCCTGCATCGAAAAGTGCCGTGTCAGAATACATGGATTAA
- a CDS encoding type 2 periplasmic-binding domain-containing protein has translation MKLTITGVPEHFNYPIVSALEQNPNFKNISWTYSSGGTGQMLAKLESGEVDAALLLTDGFIKSQESKESAPFFIDFYIGSPLVWGIHTHGDSELPQLPNTVSLPVLISRFNSGSHLMYKLLCHQQNWEEKANYKVIGNLDGALEESKSKEDFLFLWEKFTTQPYVTTGNFKRIGEIPTPWPAFVLAVSPRIAKKEVKETLTDLLLKAKEIAAAPGCLEKFMTFSKLPAELIEPWYRNTRWCGVSNGIEELKKAAAILKEIGTIEDIPNFKVL, from the coding sequence ATGAAATTGACCATAACGGGAGTTCCTGAACACTTTAATTACCCTATCGTAAGTGCTTTAGAGCAAAATCCGAATTTTAAAAACATCAGTTGGACTTACAGCTCTGGAGGTACAGGACAAATGTTAGCAAAATTAGAATCCGGTGAAGTCGATGCTGCATTACTGCTAACCGACGGCTTTATTAAATCTCAAGAGAGCAAGGAGTCTGCCCCGTTTTTTATTGACTTTTATATAGGTAGCCCGCTAGTTTGGGGGATACACACCCACGGCGATTCAGAACTCCCACAATTGCCAAATACCGTCTCATTGCCCGTTTTAATTTCGAGGTTCAATTCGGGATCGCATCTGATGTACAAGCTATTATGCCATCAACAGAACTGGGAGGAAAAGGCGAACTACAAGGTAATTGGCAACCTAGATGGTGCTTTAGAAGAGTCAAAAAGCAAAGAAGATTTTTTATTTCTCTGGGAAAAATTCACCACGCAGCCCTATGTTACAACGGGTAATTTTAAGAGAATTGGTGAAATCCCTACCCCCTGGCCTGCTTTTGTTTTAGCTGTCAGCCCCCGCATTGCAAAAAAAGAAGTTAAAGAAACCTTAACCGATTTATTACTAAAAGCTAAAGAGATTGCAGCTGCTCCAGGTTGTTTAGAAAAATTTATGACCTTCTCTAAATTACCAGCCGAACTAATTGAGCCCTGGTATCGAAACACCAGATGGTGTGGCGTTTCAAATGGAATTGAAGAATTGAAAAAAGCTGCCGCTATCTTAAAAGAAATCGGAACAATTGAGGACATCCCCAATTTCAAAGTTCTTTAG
- the murQ gene encoding N-acetylmuramic acid 6-phosphate etherase, with amino-acid sequence MKKVTESDSLYNDIHQFSSIEIVSAMNQEDAKVAIAVEEAIPSIVSLIDAAFEKLKLGGRLFYIGAGTSGRLGVVDASECPPTFGVSPELVQGLIAGGDGAMRKAVEGAEDSPELAKTDLKGKSFSERDFLVGIAASGTTPYVIGGLNYAKDIGAGYGCITCNPGAPIISASANPIVVNCGPEFITGSTRLKAGTATKMVLNMISTALLVKLGHVQGNKMVDMQLSNEKLVDRGTRMVMAQLNISYDEAKTQLLKHGSVRKAVNAHKN; translated from the coding sequence ATGAAAAAAGTAACCGAGTCGGACTCGCTATACAATGACATCCACCAATTTTCCTCTATAGAAATTGTTTCGGCAATGAACCAAGAGGATGCTAAGGTTGCTATAGCTGTGGAAGAAGCCATTCCCAGCATTGTCAGCTTAATTGACGCTGCTTTTGAAAAGCTTAAATTAGGGGGAAGACTATTTTATATTGGAGCTGGAACCAGCGGGCGTTTAGGCGTTGTTGATGCCTCTGAATGCCCACCTACCTTTGGAGTTTCGCCAGAATTGGTACAGGGCCTTATTGCTGGCGGGGATGGCGCCATGCGAAAAGCAGTTGAGGGCGCGGAAGATAGTCCTGAACTAGCCAAAACCGATCTGAAAGGAAAATCATTTTCCGAACGAGATTTCCTAGTGGGAATAGCTGCTTCGGGAACAACCCCGTATGTTATAGGAGGATTGAATTATGCTAAAGATATAGGTGCTGGATATGGATGTATAACTTGCAATCCTGGCGCCCCTATCATTAGTGCTTCTGCAAATCCTATAGTGGTTAACTGTGGTCCAGAGTTCATTACCGGATCCACCCGACTAAAAGCAGGAACCGCCACTAAAATGGTACTGAACATGATTAGCACCGCCCTATTGGTAAAACTCGGTCATGTACAGGGAAATAAAATGGTAGACATGCAACTGAGCAACGAAAAGTTGGTAGATAGAGGGACCCGTATGGTTATGGCTCAATTAAATATTTCTTACGACGAAGCAAAGACGCAACTTTTGAAACACGGAAGCGTTCGAAAAGCAGTAAATGCACATAAAAATTAA
- a CDS encoding chemotaxis protein CheB, giving the protein MKNAKSEVKSSPKNNKSKTPKSPEEDVLQIVAIGASAGGLQAIYSFIDNIGSLSERNTAFVIIQHLSPDYKSLMPELLRRHTEMEIVPIEDGQQLERGKVYVAQPSTVIRVEEGVLKTVVRQQDKSVHYPINSFLVSLANDQGEKAIAVILSGSGSDGTLGIEQIKQKGGFVVAQDEETASFNGMPSSAISTGLVDKICPPEDIAKEIANYLDGVSEDFEDDEIMDSAGPEVVVNMILASVNKHFDLDFTLYKKNTILRRIERRMKAMSFSKMRDYMSYLQAHPQEAKNLGNDFLINVTAFCRDPEAFAYLEEFVLPATIADFEDSDQLRVWVVGCSRGQEAYSLAIIFKRYLDKFHPGKSIKIFATDVHAPSVSYASKGRYAIEEIESLPKEYVNKYFNKLDDQSYQVKSTLRDLIVFAVHNIIKDPPFNNIHFVSCRNLLIYFKAELQQKVLGYLHFSLVPGGRLFLGLSEAPFSKENNFETINTNFRLYRKVSNNRTKFYLSNTPKSGVSRITNEVSSNGKLTAYGGGRTRVEEPRIIDRIKDQIIDEVLPPTVIVNSENDIVHVFGDVEDYLHFPKKQFHLNIFKMVPDSLYLPINTLIVNVKKAKERVVFNNVNFQKGEERKKLKISAFPVENHQEGIKSPYTGIIFEADTEIPMDQIDFAGMDLDKDQHVRILQLEEELKETQEFLQNTIEELETSNEELQATNEELIASNEELQSTNEELQSVNEELYSVNTEFQVKVTEMVEINDDLNNLIQSTEIGTIFLDRYLNIRKFTDAVAEIINLSENDIGRPISDLKTKLVDVEIETLSNEVLKKLEPVEIDVLTKNNSNFLMRMVPYRSSENKIDGVVITFVNTDRLKTAETELRSQTKKLQRSNSELEQVAYVATHDLRGPVINMKGLLDIHIKKQEFSEDDEVIRRLRSNVNRIISTLDGLIEVISYQKDLSSEFEKVDLEKVVSDIFEEYKDELNSYKGKFKKNLKVTQAFGIKRYYYSILKNLVGNAIKYRQEVVPLLIDITSKKLNEDFMELTITDNGIGMDMKYVDSAFTAFSRLTSKGDGKGIGLYLVRSMVESMEGAVTFESEENSGTKFIITLPINDLKRYK; this is encoded by the coding sequence ATGAAAAATGCCAAATCAGAAGTAAAGTCATCCCCAAAAAACAATAAATCAAAAACTCCAAAATCTCCAGAGGAGGATGTTCTTCAAATTGTTGCAATTGGAGCCTCAGCAGGGGGATTGCAAGCCATATACAGCTTTATTGATAACATTGGTTCCTTATCTGAAAGGAACACAGCTTTTGTAATTATTCAGCATTTAAGTCCAGACTATAAAAGTTTAATGCCAGAATTATTGAGGAGGCATACAGAAATGGAGATTGTTCCTATTGAAGATGGACAGCAACTGGAAAGAGGGAAAGTGTATGTCGCTCAGCCATCTACGGTAATTAGGGTAGAAGAGGGAGTATTAAAAACCGTTGTAAGGCAGCAGGATAAGTCTGTGCATTATCCAATAAATAGTTTTTTGGTAAGTCTTGCAAACGATCAAGGGGAGAAGGCCATTGCGGTGATTTTATCGGGGTCTGGTTCTGATGGAACCCTAGGGATTGAACAGATAAAACAAAAAGGAGGATTTGTAGTTGCTCAGGATGAAGAAACAGCCAGTTTTAATGGAATGCCTAGCAGTGCAATATCAACGGGATTGGTTGATAAAATTTGCCCACCTGAGGACATTGCCAAAGAAATAGCAAATTATTTAGACGGAGTTTCTGAGGATTTTGAGGATGACGAGATAATGGATTCTGCAGGTCCAGAAGTTGTTGTCAATATGATTTTGGCCTCGGTCAATAAACATTTTGACCTAGATTTCACATTGTATAAAAAGAATACCATTCTCAGAAGGATAGAGCGAAGAATGAAGGCCATGAGTTTTTCTAAAATGCGGGATTACATGAGCTACCTTCAAGCTCACCCGCAGGAAGCAAAAAATCTTGGGAATGATTTTTTAATTAACGTAACTGCATTTTGCAGAGATCCAGAGGCCTTTGCATATTTGGAGGAGTTTGTACTTCCTGCTACCATCGCCGATTTTGAAGATTCTGATCAATTAAGGGTTTGGGTTGTTGGATGCAGTAGGGGGCAAGAAGCATATTCTTTAGCTATTATTTTCAAAAGATACTTAGATAAATTCCACCCTGGAAAGTCGATTAAAATATTTGCCACGGATGTGCACGCTCCCAGTGTAAGTTATGCTTCCAAAGGAAGGTACGCCATTGAGGAAATTGAATCGCTCCCAAAGGAATATGTGAATAAATATTTTAACAAGCTAGATGACCAATCCTACCAGGTGAAGTCGACTCTGAGAGACCTAATTGTTTTTGCGGTCCATAACATCATAAAAGATCCCCCTTTTAACAATATTCACTTTGTTTCGTGTAGAAACCTTTTAATTTATTTTAAAGCAGAGCTTCAACAAAAGGTTCTTGGTTACCTACATTTTTCATTAGTGCCAGGTGGGCGCCTGTTTCTCGGGCTTAGTGAAGCCCCCTTTTCAAAGGAGAACAACTTCGAAACCATAAACACCAACTTTAGATTATACAGGAAGGTTAGTAACAATAGAACCAAGTTTTATTTGTCAAACACCCCTAAATCGGGAGTTTCCAGAATTACCAATGAGGTTTCTAGTAATGGAAAATTAACGGCTTATGGGGGAGGTAGAACTCGAGTGGAGGAACCAAGAATTATTGATAGGATAAAGGATCAAATTATTGATGAGGTTTTACCTCCAACAGTAATTGTAAATTCTGAAAATGACATCGTACATGTATTTGGTGATGTAGAGGATTACTTGCACTTTCCTAAAAAGCAGTTTCATCTTAATATTTTTAAGATGGTTCCAGATTCTCTATACCTTCCAATTAATACTTTAATAGTAAACGTTAAGAAAGCCAAGGAAAGAGTGGTTTTTAATAACGTGAATTTTCAAAAAGGAGAGGAGCGAAAAAAGTTAAAGATTAGCGCTTTTCCAGTTGAAAACCATCAAGAAGGAATTAAATCGCCATATACTGGTATTATCTTTGAGGCTGATACAGAAATCCCAATGGATCAAATTGATTTCGCGGGGATGGACTTGGACAAGGACCAACATGTAAGAATACTTCAGTTAGAGGAAGAACTTAAAGAAACGCAGGAATTTCTTCAAAATACCATTGAAGAGCTTGAAACATCAAATGAAGAGCTCCAAGCGACTAATGAAGAGTTGATTGCTTCGAACGAGGAGCTGCAAAGTACAAATGAGGAGCTCCAGAGTGTAAATGAAGAGCTCTACTCCGTTAACACTGAATTCCAAGTTAAGGTTACCGAAATGGTTGAAATTAATGATGACCTTAATAACCTTATTCAGAGTACAGAAATTGGAACCATTTTCCTTGATAGATACCTTAACATCAGGAAATTTACCGATGCAGTTGCAGAGATAATTAACCTGAGTGAAAACGATATAGGAAGACCGATATCTGATTTAAAAACCAAATTGGTGGACGTAGAAATTGAAACCCTTTCTAATGAGGTTTTAAAAAAATTAGAACCTGTGGAAATTGATGTTCTAACCAAGAATAATTCGAACTTTTTAATGCGCATGGTGCCATATCGTAGTTCGGAAAATAAAATAGACGGGGTGGTAATTACTTTTGTTAATACCGATCGATTAAAAACAGCAGAAACAGAATTAAGATCCCAAACTAAAAAATTACAGCGTAGTAATAGTGAGTTAGAGCAAGTGGCTTACGTTGCAACGCACGATCTAAGAGGGCCTGTTATTAATATGAAGGGTTTATTAGATATCCATATTAAGAAACAAGAATTTTCTGAGGACGATGAGGTTATACGAAGATTACGATCTAATGTTAATCGGATAATTTCCACGCTTGATGGCTTAATTGAAGTGATATCCTACCAAAAAGATTTGTCTTCCGAATTTGAAAAGGTGGATTTAGAAAAGGTGGTTTCTGACATCTTTGAAGAATATAAAGATGAGTTGAACTCGTATAAAGGGAAGTTTAAGAAAAACCTAAAGGTTACTCAGGCATTCGGAATTAAGCGTTACTACTACAGTATCCTTAAAAACCTCGTGGGAAATGCAATAAAATATCGCCAGGAGGTAGTACCTCTTTTAATAGATATAACATCTAAAAAGCTCAATGAAGATTTCATGGAGCTAACCATTACTGATAATGGCATTGGAATGGATATGAAATACGTAGATTCGGCATTTACCGCATTCTCTAGATTAACATCCAAGGGAGATGGAAAGGGAATCGGCTTGTATCTAGTTCGTTCTATGGTAGAATCTATGGAGGGTGCAGTTACCTTTGAAAGTGAAGAGAATTCGGGTACCAAATTTATTATCACTCTCCCCATTAACGATCTAAAGAGATATAAATAG